A genomic region of Janthinobacterium lividum contains the following coding sequences:
- a CDS encoding CocE/NonD family hydrolase — protein MFAVPAMAQTPPMTPDIGAKLVMPDMNDYVKRVVMIPMRDGVKLYTVIVVPKGAQKAPIMLTRTPYNAARRAQRAASPSMLVTLPLGDDTLVENGYIRVFQDVRGKYGSEGDYVMTRPVRGPLNNTKVDNVTDAWDTIDWLVKNVPETNGKVGMLGSSYEGHTVLMALVDPHPALKVAIPMSAMVDGWRGDDWFHNGAFRMPSLSYIAGQTSVRGGGESPALGVYDDYDAYLRIGSAGDYAKKFGIDKLTYTKKLFEHPAYDSYWQEQALDKILAKRPLIVPTMHVVGQWDQEDIYGPYATYWAMEGRDKRNNLNYLAIGPWRHSGVNYDGSSLGALKFDGDTARQFREKVMQPFLNQYLKDGAPDANTAPVVSYQSGTNQWQRLQQWPLACETCDTKLTPIYLQDGYKLGFAAPSGAADAAEGAFDEYVADPAKPVPFVPRPVRLNDGDVWKPWLVSDQRGYADRTDVLSYVSEPLKTAVRIAGAPMVNLFAATSGTDADWVVKLIDVYPDEVPSQPAMGGYQLGVAMDIFRGRYRDSFEHPTPIPAGKVERYRFALPNANHVFLPGHRIAVQVQSSWFPLYDRNPQNYVPNIFLADPGHYRKATQRVYHATGAASAIELPMAPLDAR, from the coding sequence TTGTTTGCAGTACCGGCGATGGCGCAAACGCCGCCGATGACGCCCGATATCGGCGCCAAGCTGGTGATGCCCGACATGAATGACTACGTCAAGCGCGTGGTGATGATCCCCATGCGCGACGGCGTCAAGCTGTACACGGTGATTGTCGTGCCGAAAGGCGCGCAAAAGGCGCCGATCATGCTCACGCGCACGCCGTACAATGCGGCCCGCCGCGCCCAGCGCGCCGCCAGTCCCAGCATGCTGGTCACTTTGCCGCTGGGCGACGACACCCTGGTGGAAAACGGCTACATTCGCGTGTTCCAGGACGTGCGCGGCAAGTATGGCTCGGAAGGCGATTACGTCATGACGCGCCCCGTGCGTGGTCCGCTGAACAATACCAAGGTCGACAACGTCACGGATGCGTGGGACACCATCGACTGGCTCGTCAAAAACGTGCCGGAAACGAATGGCAAGGTGGGCATGCTCGGTTCCTCGTACGAGGGGCATACGGTGCTGATGGCCCTGGTCGACCCGCATCCGGCGCTGAAGGTGGCCATTCCCATGAGCGCCATGGTAGACGGCTGGCGCGGCGACGACTGGTTCCATAACGGCGCCTTCCGCATGCCCAGCCTGTCGTACATCGCGGGACAGACGAGCGTGCGCGGCGGCGGCGAATCGCCGGCGCTGGGCGTCTATGACGATTACGACGCGTATCTGCGCATCGGCTCGGCCGGTGACTACGCGAAAAAGTTCGGCATCGACAAGCTGACGTACACGAAAAAGCTGTTCGAACATCCGGCTTACGACAGTTACTGGCAAGAACAGGCGCTCGACAAGATCCTCGCGAAACGCCCGTTGATCGTGCCCACCATGCACGTGGTGGGACAGTGGGACCAGGAAGATATCTATGGCCCCTACGCCACCTATTGGGCGATGGAGGGACGCGACAAGCGCAACAACCTCAATTACCTGGCCATCGGCCCGTGGCGCCATAGCGGCGTCAACTATGACGGTTCCAGCCTGGGCGCCCTGAAGTTTGACGGCGATACGGCGCGCCAGTTCCGCGAAAAAGTCATGCAGCCATTCCTCAATCAATACCTGAAGGATGGCGCGCCGGACGCGAATACGGCGCCCGTGGTGTCGTACCAGAGCGGCACGAACCAGTGGCAGCGCCTGCAGCAGTGGCCGCTGGCTTGCGAGACCTGCGACACGAAGCTGACGCCGATCTACCTGCAGGATGGCTACAAGCTGGGCTTTGCGGCGCCATCGGGCGCTGCGGATGCGGCTGAAGGCGCCTTCGATGAATACGTGGCCGATCCTGCCAAGCCCGTGCCTTTCGTGCCCCGTCCTGTGCGCCTGAACGATGGCGACGTGTGGAAGCCATGGCTGGTCAGCGACCAGCGCGGCTATGCGGACCGCACGGACGTGCTCAGCTATGTTTCCGAACCGTTGAAAACGGCCGTGCGCATCGCCGGCGCGCCGATGGTCAACCTGTTTGCCGCCACCAGCGGCACGGATGCGGACTGGGTGGTGAAACTGATCGACGTGTATCCGGATGAGGTGCCGTCGCAGCCGGCCATGGGCGGGTATCAGCTGGGCGTGGCGATGGATATCTTCCGCGGCCGCTACCGCGACAGCTTCGAGCACCCGACGCCGATACCTGCGGGCAAAGTGGAGCGCTACCGTTTCGCCTTGCCGAACGCGAATCACGTCTTCCTGCCCGGCCACCGCATCGCCGTGCAAGTACAGTCGAGCTGGTTCCCCCTGTACGACCGCAATCCGCAAAACTACGTGCCGAACATCTTCCTGGCCGACCCAGGCCATTATAGAAAGGCGACGCAGCGCGTGTACCACGCGACAGGGGCGGCCAGCGCAATCGAGTTGCCGATGGCGCCGCTCGACGCGCGCTAG
- a CDS encoding DMT family transporter yields the protein MSGLVVAVVLFAALLHASWNAIVKSGKDTFLSTVLVSAGAALISLAVLPFVHAPAPASWPYLAASAVAQLAYYSLLAAAYKAGDMSHAYPLMRGSAPLIVALASWPLIGERLSAMQMGAVACICAGILGLYVAARTSAIGQVPKSTGRATAFALGNACVIASYTLIDGIGVRLSGAPAAYTMWIFVLNGTGLLLWTALRRPADLLAYAQTQWRLAAVGGFGTLASYGLALWAMTQAPVAAIAALRETSILFAIAIAALFLRETISPRRYLAIALIAAGAMLMRMA from the coding sequence ATGTCCGGTCTGGTCGTCGCCGTCGTCCTGTTTGCCGCCCTGCTGCACGCCAGCTGGAACGCCATCGTCAAGTCCGGCAAGGATACCTTTCTCAGCACGGTGCTCGTCTCCGCCGGCGCGGCCCTGATTTCACTGGCCGTCTTGCCCTTTGTTCATGCTCCCGCGCCCGCCAGCTGGCCCTACCTGGCCGCCTCGGCCGTGGCGCAGCTGGCCTATTACTCGCTGCTGGCGGCCGCCTACAAGGCGGGCGACATGAGCCATGCCTATCCCCTGATGCGCGGCAGCGCGCCGCTGATCGTCGCGCTGGCCAGCTGGCCGCTGATCGGCGAGCGCCTGTCCGCCATGCAGATGGGCGCCGTCGCCTGCATCTGCGCGGGGATCCTCGGCCTGTATGTTGCCGCGCGCACGAGCGCCATCGGCCAGGTGCCGAAAAGCACGGGGCGCGCCACCGCCTTTGCACTGGGCAACGCCTGCGTCATCGCCAGCTATACCCTGATCGACGGCATCGGTGTGCGCCTGTCCGGCGCGCCAGCCGCCTACACGATGTGGATTTTTGTCTTGAACGGAACCGGATTGCTGCTGTGGACGGCGTTGCGCCGTCCCGCCGATTTGCTTGCGTATGCGCAAACGCAATGGCGCCTGGCCGCCGTTGGCGGTTTCGGCACCCTCGCCTCGTATGGCCTGGCTCTGTGGGCCATGACGCAGGCGCCCGTTGCCGCCATTGCCGCCCTGCGCGAAACATCGATTTTGTTCGCCATCGCCATTGCGGCCCTGTTCCTGCGCGAAACAATCAGCCCCCGCCGCTACCTGGCCATCGCCCTGATAGCGGCGGGCGCCATGCTGATGCGAATGGCCTAG
- a CDS encoding substrate-binding periplasmic protein: MTDFYSSAWRRTVAMLALALPPLAGAQCSRDIQVPVSAIGASVVVNGATIGGIYPDLLRSMGAKLGCNFIFTAVPRARLEAMFEAGKADLLIPASSTLRRDQHGLFIPMLGSRPLLISLQGARAPINTMQELIERRELRVALVRGYDYGAPYQALAKELSSQGRLFYEVDALSVARLMQSGFIDATIMSPTILAGVAQNDARVYGLADRLRLEALPELPWGMSGVYLSRKSLTAEDQATLRDLLDKAGRSGSVMEGFQRHHRQELLSLSIRPR, from the coding sequence ATGACTGACTTTTATTCCAGCGCCTGGCGCCGAACCGTGGCCATGCTGGCGCTGGCGCTGCCGCCGCTGGCGGGCGCGCAATGTTCGCGCGACATCCAGGTGCCCGTCTCGGCCATCGGCGCCAGCGTGGTGGTCAATGGCGCCACGATCGGCGGCATCTATCCCGACTTGCTGCGCAGCATGGGCGCCAAGCTCGGCTGCAATTTCATCTTCACGGCCGTGCCCCGCGCGCGCCTGGAAGCGATGTTCGAGGCGGGCAAGGCCGACTTGCTGATCCCCGCCAGCAGCACCTTGCGGCGCGACCAGCATGGCTTGTTCATCCCCATGCTGGGCAGCCGCCCCCTGCTGATCTCGCTACAGGGCGCGCGCGCGCCCATCAACACCATGCAGGAACTGATCGAGCGGCGCGAATTGCGCGTGGCGCTCGTGCGCGGCTACGACTATGGCGCACCGTACCAGGCGCTGGCGAAGGAACTGAGCAGCCAGGGACGCCTGTTCTACGAAGTCGACGCGCTCTCCGTGGCGCGCCTGATGCAAAGCGGCTTCATCGATGCCACCATCATGAGCCCCACCATCCTGGCAGGCGTGGCGCAGAACGATGCGCGCGTGTATGGCCTGGCCGACCGCTTGCGCCTGGAAGCGCTGCCAGAATTACCTTGGGGCATGAGCGGCGTCTACCTGTCGCGCAAATCCCTCACGGCGGAAGACCAGGCCACCCTGCGCGACCTGCTGGACAAGGCGGGGCGCTCGGGTTCCGTGATGGAAGGCTTCCAGCGCCATCACCGCCAGGAATTGCTGTCGCTGAGCATACGCCCCCGCTAA
- a CDS encoding TCR/Tet family MFS transporter, translated as MSDKTSTDSPSPSSPAAPARAGNLNFILVCVFIDMLGIGLVVPVLPILIGNFVDGKDAQAFWYGIMAALFGLLQFIFMPMLGAISDRVGRRPVLLYSMAGMGINFLATGWAPNLACLFIGRVIGGVSSASMSVASAYASDVSTPDNRAKSFGKIGAAFGLGFICGPMLGGLLGEIDLRLPFYVAAGLSAANFIYGYFCVPESLQPGPRAPFTLARINPFAALLKLVRRVEIRGLVLAFGLMTFAQMMLNTTWVLYTHFRFDWTPRQNGIALFCVGLCAAVVQAGLLGILIKRFGEVRLSLLGMASGALTYLLYGLATQGWMMYALILCNLLAFAAGPALQGIISKSSNASEQGELMGSLQSISSLGIIMMPLLGSMILGKVSHLPPQDWRIGSTFYLCAIMQILAILVAWRYFKAQREARLMVSTTK; from the coding sequence ATGTCCGATAAAACCAGCACCGACAGCCCTTCCCCGTCATCGCCCGCCGCGCCCGCGCGCGCCGGCAACCTCAATTTCATCCTCGTCTGCGTCTTCATCGACATGCTGGGCATCGGCCTGGTGGTGCCCGTGCTGCCCATCCTGATCGGCAACTTTGTCGACGGCAAGGATGCCCAGGCGTTCTGGTACGGCATCATGGCAGCCCTCTTCGGCTTGCTGCAATTCATCTTCATGCCCATGCTGGGCGCCATCAGCGACCGCGTGGGACGCCGTCCCGTGCTGCTCTACTCGATGGCCGGCATGGGCATCAACTTTCTCGCCACGGGCTGGGCGCCGAACCTGGCCTGCCTGTTCATCGGCAGGGTCATCGGCGGCGTCTCGTCGGCCAGCATGTCGGTCGCGTCCGCCTACGCCTCCGACGTTTCCACGCCGGACAACCGCGCCAAGAGCTTCGGCAAGATCGGCGCCGCTTTCGGCCTGGGTTTCATTTGCGGCCCCATGCTGGGCGGCCTGCTGGGCGAAATCGATCTGCGCTTGCCGTTCTATGTGGCGGCGGGCCTGTCGGCGGCCAATTTCATCTATGGCTATTTCTGCGTGCCCGAATCGCTGCAGCCTGGCCCGCGCGCACCGTTCACCCTGGCGCGCATCAATCCGTTTGCAGCCCTGCTGAAGCTGGTGCGCCGCGTGGAAATCCGCGGCCTGGTACTGGCTTTCGGCCTGATGACGTTTGCGCAAATGATGCTCAACACCACCTGGGTGCTGTACACGCATTTCCGTTTCGACTGGACGCCGCGCCAGAACGGCATCGCCCTGTTCTGCGTGGGCCTGTGCGCGGCCGTCGTGCAGGCAGGCTTGCTGGGCATACTCATCAAGCGCTTCGGCGAGGTGCGGTTGTCGCTGCTGGGCATGGCTTCGGGCGCCCTCACCTATTTGCTGTACGGCCTGGCGACGCAGGGCTGGATGATGTATGCGCTAATCCTCTGCAACCTGCTGGCCTTTGCCGCCGGACCGGCCCTGCAAGGCATCATCTCGAAATCATCGAACGCCAGCGAACAGGGAGAACTGATGGGCTCCCTGCAATCGATCAGCAGCCTGGGCATCATCATGATGCCTTTGCTGGGCAGCATGATCCTCGGCAAAGTGAGCCATTTGCCGCCGCAGGACTGGCGCATCGGCAGCACTTTCTACCTGTGCGCGATCATGCAAATTCTGGCCATCCTGGTGGCCTGGCGCTACTTCAAGGCGCAACGCGAGGCAAGACTTATGGTTTCCACCACAAAGTAG
- a CDS encoding HD domain-containing protein: protein MQSLLSQWQPRLLALATAGLGDDSAHDINHLQRVWRNASVLLQNHAEADALTVMAACYLHDLVNLPKNHPERHLASRQAAALACRQLAELDFPSEKLAGVAHAIETHSFSANLPPHTIEAQIVQDADRIDALGAVGLARLFYTAARMDSALAHGSDPLAAHRPLDDKAYALDHIVTKLDKLPGKMQTAAGRALAEQRLAVLTDFRAAFAGEWGIST, encoded by the coding sequence ATGCAATCCTTGCTTTCCCAATGGCAACCACGCCTGCTGGCGCTGGCCACGGCCGGCCTCGGCGATGACAGCGCCCACGACATCAACCACCTGCAACGCGTCTGGCGCAATGCCAGTGTCTTGCTGCAGAACCATGCGGAAGCGGACGCCCTCACCGTGATGGCCGCCTGCTATCTGCACGACCTGGTCAACCTGCCGAAAAACCATCCCGAGCGCCACCTGGCCTCGCGCCAGGCGGCAGCACTGGCTTGCCGCCAATTGGCGGAACTGGATTTCCCATCAGAAAAACTGGCCGGCGTGGCACACGCCATCGAGACGCACAGTTTTTCCGCCAACTTGCCACCGCACACCATCGAAGCGCAAATCGTGCAGGATGCCGACCGCATCGACGCGCTGGGCGCCGTGGGACTGGCACGCCTGTTTTACACGGCGGCGCGCATGGATAGCGCGCTGGCGCATGGCAGCGATCCGCTGGCTGCCCATCGCCCGCTCGACGACAAGGCATACGCGCTCGACCATATCGTCACCAAGCTCGACAAACTGCCCGGCAAGATGCAGACGGCGGCAGGCCGCGCCCTGGCCGAACAGCGGCTGGCCGTGCTGACGGATTTCCGCGCCGCCTTTGCCGGCGAGTGGGGTATTAGTACATAA
- a CDS encoding chemotaxis protein CheW, which yields MSTISSDTGATVAKAAEYLAFTLGQEEYGIDIQKVSEIRSYETPTRIANAPEFVKGVVNLRGIIVPIVDMRIKFNLGTPSYDQFTVVIILNIGNRVVGMVVDRVSDVTTLMPEQIKPAPDMGRSINTEYVIGLGTIDERMLILVDIDQLMSSADMGLIEKLAA from the coding sequence ATGAGCACCATTTCCAGCGACACTGGCGCAACCGTTGCCAAGGCTGCCGAATACCTGGCTTTTACCCTGGGCCAGGAAGAGTATGGCATCGACATCCAGAAAGTCAGCGAAATCCGCAGCTATGAAACGCCGACCCGCATCGCCAACGCCCCCGAGTTCGTCAAGGGCGTGGTCAACCTGCGCGGCATCATCGTGCCGATCGTCGACATGCGTATCAAGTTCAACCTGGGCACGCCCAGCTATGACCAGTTTACCGTTGTCATCATCCTCAATATCGGCAACCGCGTCGTCGGCATGGTCGTCGACCGCGTCTCCGACGTCACCACCCTGATGCCGGAGCAGATCAAGCCGGCGCCGGACATGGGCCGTTCGATCAACACGGAATACGTGATCGGCCTGGGCACCATCGACGAGCGCATGCTGATTCTGGTCGATATCGACCAGCTGATGTCCAGTGCCGACATGGGTTTGATCGAGAAGCTGGCCGCCTAG